One part of the Prochlorococcus marinus str. MIT 9313 genome encodes these proteins:
- a CDS encoding 4Fe-4S binding protein, which translates to MESTTPSHQCMMRMAPYLIGRPRRGVVGGSRYACKLRESIRQAANDPERKPVLISGEPGLEKDNIARLVHFGSADRRLLLMRFDASNIRGQGVELFGREGSHELSLLDCLGNGNLLIDCIDLAEPQLQARLIALATEGHPAFSGRILLTAESSLKELEGIATQIRVPPLRVRRSDLGDWLRYSLRQRSPSLGWSRPPELPEAIVRRLQSHDFPNNIRELDSVVERALQQARSQAAAEQASAAITMVLPAALPEDVFWVNSREPNLRFEIWRWKPQLRQLMRSPQLWNGLLFGLVSWVFVLVNLWLWFGPQDRAHNSMLKFFWAWWWPLILLTYPLVGRLWCAVCPFMVWGEIAQNSKKALAKLISTLGLPTGWLQPRLWPHGDHDSWGAPVLAIGFAAILIWEEVWNLEDTARLSSYLLLLITSGAVLCSLVFEKRFWCRYLCPVGGMNGLFAKLSILELRAQSGTCSGSCTSYACFKGGPAEGEGMASEGCPLGTHPAHLSDNRNCVLCLTCAQACPHHSVQLRLRPPAADLQRSMHGPKGEKGLILVLAGGITLHHWQRLLGWLPLAPESLQEGPLFARLVFAALALSLPAAAGLWVERRWLYTALPLLWSVLLARHLPIGMAEAGTVLPIGWPQWSANPKVIGFCQSLAIAVGWLGCVVLLRRLISRQRQPWLTASGALLVLALASRWVVHI; encoded by the coding sequence ATGGAGTCCACCACCCCCAGCCATCAATGCATGATGCGGATGGCTCCCTACCTAATCGGTCGCCCACGCCGCGGCGTGGTGGGAGGCAGCCGTTATGCCTGCAAGTTACGGGAATCCATTCGCCAAGCAGCCAATGATCCAGAGCGCAAGCCAGTCTTAATCAGTGGTGAACCAGGCTTAGAAAAAGACAACATCGCCAGACTGGTGCATTTCGGCTCTGCCGATCGACGCCTTCTTTTGATGCGCTTCGATGCCAGCAACATACGAGGCCAAGGCGTTGAACTTTTTGGCAGAGAAGGCTCTCATGAACTGTCTCTGCTCGATTGCCTAGGGAATGGCAACCTTCTGATCGACTGCATTGATCTTGCAGAGCCTCAACTGCAAGCACGTCTGATTGCCCTTGCCACTGAAGGCCACCCTGCCTTCTCGGGGCGGATCTTGTTGACTGCCGAATCAAGCCTCAAAGAGCTAGAGGGGATAGCAACTCAGATCAGAGTGCCACCCTTAAGAGTGCGACGATCCGATCTGGGCGATTGGCTCCGTTACAGCCTGCGCCAGCGCAGCCCCAGTCTGGGCTGGAGTCGCCCTCCCGAGTTGCCCGAAGCAATTGTCAGGCGACTGCAAAGCCACGATTTCCCGAACAACATCCGCGAATTGGACAGCGTGGTGGAACGGGCCCTGCAACAAGCCCGCAGCCAGGCCGCGGCTGAGCAAGCAAGCGCTGCAATCACCATGGTCCTACCCGCAGCTTTGCCGGAAGACGTGTTCTGGGTGAACAGCCGGGAACCCAACCTGCGCTTTGAGATCTGGCGCTGGAAGCCTCAACTACGTCAGTTGATGCGCTCACCCCAACTCTGGAACGGCTTGCTTTTTGGGCTGGTGAGCTGGGTCTTCGTGCTAGTGAACCTGTGGCTGTGGTTTGGCCCACAAGACAGGGCACATAACAGCATGCTCAAATTTTTCTGGGCCTGGTGGTGGCCTCTGATCCTGCTGACTTACCCGCTAGTTGGGCGACTTTGGTGTGCAGTCTGTCCATTCATGGTCTGGGGCGAAATTGCTCAGAACAGCAAAAAGGCTCTCGCAAAATTGATCTCAACCTTGGGTTTACCTACTGGTTGGTTGCAACCAAGGCTCTGGCCCCATGGCGATCACGACAGTTGGGGCGCACCAGTTTTGGCGATAGGGTTCGCAGCGATCCTGATCTGGGAAGAGGTCTGGAACCTAGAAGACACAGCCCGACTCAGCAGTTACCTCTTGCTACTGATTACCTCAGGAGCTGTGCTGTGTTCACTGGTCTTCGAAAAGCGATTCTGGTGCCGCTATCTCTGCCCAGTTGGCGGCATGAATGGCCTATTCGCAAAGCTTTCGATCCTCGAATTACGTGCGCAATCGGGCACTTGCTCAGGGAGTTGCACGTCCTACGCCTGTTTCAAAGGAGGTCCTGCTGAAGGCGAAGGTATGGCTAGCGAAGGTTGCCCCCTGGGCACCCATCCAGCCCATCTCAGCGACAACCGCAACTGTGTCCTTTGTCTGACCTGCGCACAAGCATGCCCGCACCACTCCGTGCAATTGCGACTGCGGCCTCCAGCCGCAGATCTGCAACGCAGCATGCATGGTCCAAAAGGCGAGAAGGGATTGATCTTGGTGTTGGCCGGTGGAATCACCCTGCATCATTGGCAACGACTACTGGGCTGGTTGCCCCTGGCTCCAGAGTCTCTCCAGGAGGGGCCCCTTTTTGCGCGGCTGGTGTTTGCTGCACTAGCGCTAAGCCTGCCAGCAGCTGCAGGTCTGTGGGTGGAGCGTCGCTGGCTGTACACCGCCTTACCACTGTTATGGAGCGTGCTCTTGGCGCGTCATCTACCGATTGGCATGGCAGAGGCCGGCACTGTGTTGCCGATTGGTTGGCCTCAATGGAGCGCCAATCCCAAAGTGATTGGCTTCTGCCAGAGCTTGGCCATTGCGGTTGGTTGGCTTGGTTGTGTGGTGTTACTTCGGCGTCTAATCAGCCGCCAGCGACAACCCTGGTTAACAGCTAGCGGAGCATTGTTGGTCTTGGCGCTGGCTAGCCGCTGGGTAGTGCACATCTAA
- a CDS encoding metal ABC transporter permease, translated as MDDFGVWWLTPLILALMVGVICPTAGALLITQRRILLANLMAHSVLPGLVLALAFELDPLIGGLLSGLLGALLAEQLNHRFKGREEGAMNTVLAGFTALGVLLVPLLQARIDLEALLFGDMLAGNGSDVIRTMIAAAALLLLLLSRYQDLVFLGVDQEGAIAARRPVMQIRFITILITALVVISAITAVGVVLVIALLCAPVLVNLDRSESLRVLMLRSAGTGVLLSSGGLMLAILLDLPPGPLIGVLCLVLLLFWRR; from the coding sequence GTGGATGACTTTGGCGTTTGGTGGTTAACGCCACTGATCCTGGCTCTGATGGTTGGGGTGATCTGCCCGACGGCTGGTGCTCTGCTGATTACTCAGCGACGCATCCTTTTAGCCAATCTGATGGCCCATTCGGTCTTGCCAGGGCTGGTGCTTGCGCTGGCATTCGAGCTGGATCCCCTAATCGGTGGTTTGTTGAGCGGTCTGCTGGGTGCGTTGCTGGCAGAACAGCTCAACCATCGTTTCAAAGGCCGGGAGGAGGGCGCAATGAACACCGTGCTGGCGGGTTTCACTGCCCTGGGGGTGCTGCTGGTGCCCCTGCTGCAAGCGCGAATCGATCTGGAAGCCCTTCTTTTTGGAGACATGCTTGCTGGCAACGGTAGCGATGTGATCCGGACGATGATCGCTGCCGCTGCCTTGCTGCTGCTGTTGCTCAGTCGTTATCAGGATCTTGTGTTTCTCGGTGTGGATCAGGAGGGAGCGATCGCGGCGCGACGACCGGTCATGCAGATCCGTTTCATCACGATTCTGATCACCGCTTTGGTCGTGATCAGCGCAATCACTGCCGTTGGTGTTGTGCTTGTGATTGCCCTGCTTTGCGCTCCTGTGCTGGTGAATCTTGATCGCAGCGAGAGTCTGCGCGTCTTGATGCTGCGCTCTGCTGGCACTGGTGTGCTGCTGAGCAGTGGCGGATTAATGCTGGCGATTTTGCTGGATCTGCCGCCGGGGCCTTTGATTGGGGTGCTTTGTCTGGTGTTGTTGCTTTTTTGGCGCCGTTGA
- a CDS encoding metal ABC transporter ATP-binding protein, which translates to MPSLSVRGVSYDYDNCPAIKSVDLDLHSGTLTALVGPNGAGKSTLLHLIQGCLRANQGTIESNGSIALMPQRASIDWSFPITVTQMVELGRLRTRNRGQQLSAQQLLNQVGLNGLGARRLDRLSGGQQQRVLLARALMQQTSILLLDEPCSAIDPPTREHLLTVMRQQAESGQTLLVSSHDWGSALDSYDRVVVLDGTVLACGTPDEVRQNLTDMTCMMGSHCCG; encoded by the coding sequence ATGCCAAGCCTCAGTGTGCGAGGGGTCTCCTATGACTATGACAACTGCCCTGCCATCAAGAGTGTTGATCTTGACCTTCACTCTGGGACGCTCACAGCCCTCGTCGGTCCTAATGGTGCTGGTAAGTCCACCCTGCTTCATTTGATTCAGGGTTGCCTTAGAGCGAATCAGGGCACGATTGAAAGCAACGGCAGTATTGCTTTGATGCCACAACGGGCGTCAATCGACTGGTCGTTTCCGATCACGGTGACGCAGATGGTGGAGTTGGGAAGACTGCGTACGCGCAATCGAGGGCAGCAGCTTTCTGCGCAGCAGCTACTCAATCAGGTTGGGCTGAATGGGCTCGGTGCTCGACGGCTCGACCGGCTTTCAGGAGGCCAGCAGCAGCGGGTGCTGCTGGCACGGGCACTGATGCAGCAGACCAGCATCTTGCTGCTCGATGAACCTTGCAGCGCCATCGACCCGCCGACGCGTGAACATCTACTCACAGTGATGCGCCAGCAAGCAGAATCGGGACAAACCCTACTCGTGAGTAGCCATGATTGGGGCAGTGCCCTCGACAGTTATGACCGAGTGGTGGTGCTCGACGGCACGGTCCTTGCCTGTGGCACACCCGACGAAGTTCGCCAGAACCTCACCGACATGACTTGCATGATGGGCAGTCACTGCTGTGGATGA
- a CDS encoding metal ABC transporter substrate-binding protein gives MASARRITPSAIHALLVLATVSANPVSAQASQPTVVAIDGVLCDLTRTLVASDAKVVCLIQPGSDPHNYRLKPSDRQALSSASLVLHNGYNLTPSANKISGSAKVVAVAEKAIPTTDHANHDNGHAEHGAHDHDGSDPHVWHDPANSAAMVTVIAERLAPILPATQQSALAARAAEAINVLNAVGDWGGKQFATIPENQRVLVSEHKAYSHLTNRYGLRQITMLDSFTTGGVLRPSSLRTITAEVEGSGAQTLFPESLPVSKTLRRINRSTGLPVYSSPLFADGLAPDRSTVGTATLNICTVVQGQGGQCDQAAADELMARWSAIR, from the coding sequence TTGGCTTCAGCGCGCCGTATCACACCTTCAGCAATACACGCTCTACTTGTTCTAGCCACAGTCTCTGCTAATCCAGTTTCTGCACAGGCAAGTCAGCCAACCGTGGTCGCCATTGATGGTGTGCTCTGTGATCTCACTCGCACGCTTGTGGCCTCAGATGCCAAGGTGGTTTGCCTGATTCAACCGGGTAGCGATCCCCACAACTACCGGCTCAAGCCCAGTGATCGACAAGCTCTGAGCAGTGCAAGTTTGGTGTTGCACAACGGCTACAACCTCACCCCGAGTGCAAACAAAATCAGCGGTTCAGCCAAGGTTGTTGCCGTGGCGGAGAAAGCAATACCCACTACGGACCACGCAAACCACGACAACGGCCATGCGGAGCATGGTGCTCATGACCACGACGGCTCAGACCCCCATGTCTGGCACGATCCCGCCAACTCGGCCGCGATGGTGACCGTTATTGCTGAGCGTCTGGCTCCTATCCTGCCTGCAACGCAACAGTCTGCATTGGCTGCTCGGGCTGCAGAAGCGATTAACGTGCTCAATGCAGTTGGTGATTGGGGCGGCAAGCAGTTCGCAACGATTCCTGAGAATCAGCGCGTTCTCGTGAGTGAACACAAGGCTTATAGCCACCTCACGAATCGCTATGGGCTGAGACAAATCACCATGCTCGATTCCTTTACCACCGGAGGCGTTTTGCGCCCCTCTAGCCTTCGAACGATCACAGCTGAAGTGGAGGGGTCAGGCGCCCAAACCCTTTTTCCTGAATCTCTACCTGTCAGCAAGACCCTGCGCCGCATCAACCGCAGCACTGGACTACCCGTTTATAGCTCACCTCTGTTCGCAGATGGCCTCGCTCCCGATCGCTCCACAGTTGGCACGGCAACGCTAAACATTTGCACTGTGGTCCAAGGCCAAGGAGGCCAGTGTGATCAGGCCGCTGCCGATGAACTGATGGCGCGTTGGTCCGCGATTCGTTGA
- a CDS encoding permease, with protein sequence MDRLATAWAIFQGLLLEAIPFLLLGVTIAGLARWLVPQSAWIGRLPRHPLLAPITGALMGFALPACECGNVPVARRLLASGAPLGTAFGFLFAAPVLNPIVLASTWAAFPDQSWLLIARPLGAFLIALLLSALLVQLPEAQLIESSLLAERRLSQPLSSIGLLERGAGLIGAALPDPQPTRIKRPQLSEVLEQSSREFLDLLALLVLGCVIAALVQSWLPRSWLLAVGSAPTLSIVALMLLAIVVSVCSSVDAFLALGFAAQVTPGALLAFLLLGPVVDLKLAGLFTVLLRPKAIGITAIVACLGVLLIGQWVNLWQL encoded by the coding sequence ATGGATAGGCTCGCCACTGCCTGGGCGATATTTCAGGGCCTTCTGCTTGAAGCGATTCCCTTCCTGTTGCTGGGTGTCACCATTGCTGGCCTGGCCCGCTGGCTTGTACCCCAGAGTGCCTGGATCGGACGTCTCCCCCGGCATCCACTGCTAGCGCCGATCACGGGTGCCTTAATGGGTTTTGCCCTACCTGCTTGTGAATGTGGCAATGTTCCTGTCGCCCGCCGCTTGCTGGCCAGCGGTGCTCCTTTGGGCACAGCCTTTGGCTTTTTGTTTGCAGCGCCAGTCCTGAATCCGATTGTTCTCGCCAGCACCTGGGCCGCTTTCCCTGATCAGTCTTGGTTGCTGATTGCTAGACCACTGGGAGCCTTTCTCATCGCTTTGTTACTCAGTGCTCTTTTGGTGCAGCTACCAGAAGCGCAATTGATTGAATCGTCCCTACTGGCAGAACGGCGTCTTAGCCAGCCCTTGAGCAGCATCGGCCTATTAGAAAGAGGCGCTGGGCTGATCGGAGCCGCGCTACCCGATCCACAACCAACGAGAATCAAGCGACCTCAACTCAGTGAGGTGCTGGAACAAAGCAGCCGGGAATTTCTTGACCTGCTTGCTCTACTCGTACTCGGTTGTGTGATCGCCGCCCTTGTGCAGAGCTGGCTGCCACGCAGTTGGCTATTGGCGGTAGGCAGCGCGCCGACACTCTCGATTGTGGCGTTAATGCTGCTGGCGATTGTGGTCTCGGTGTGCTCAAGCGTGGATGCTTTTCTGGCCCTTGGCTTTGCTGCCCAGGTGACACCAGGAGCCCTGCTGGCGTTCCTGTTATTGGGTCCGGTTGTGGATCTGAAACTTGCAGGTTTGTTCACGGTGTTGCTCAGGCCAAAAGCGATTGGCATCACGGCAATCGTGGCCTGTTTAGGCGTGCTGCTCATCGGCCAGTGGGTCAATTTATGGCAACTTTGA
- a CDS encoding Fur family transcriptional regulator: MPVDQSQPTLRQNQLLKELRCCCDEMSGQQLYRALQDSPYAMGLATVYRNLRQLQQRGLVRCRHLPTGETLYAPVERDLHHLTCVDCGKTLPIEHCPLHNLNIPQEQSHNFQLIFHTLEFFGHCESCQKDQTLT, translated from the coding sequence ATGCCTGTCGATCAAAGTCAGCCCACACTGCGGCAGAACCAACTTTTGAAAGAACTACGTTGCTGTTGCGATGAAATGAGCGGTCAGCAGCTGTATCGCGCCTTGCAGGACAGCCCCTATGCCATGGGACTTGCGACCGTATACAGAAACTTACGCCAGCTTCAACAACGAGGACTGGTGAGATGCCGACACCTACCTACAGGTGAAACCCTCTATGCGCCAGTGGAAAGGGACCTTCATCACCTCACATGCGTGGACTGCGGCAAAACGCTGCCGATCGAGCATTGCCCTTTGCACAACCTCAACATCCCGCAAGAGCAAAGTCATAATTTTCAGCTGATCTTCCACACACTTGAGTTCTTTGGTCACTGTGAGAGCTGCCAAAAGGATCAAACCCTGACCTGA
- a CDS encoding metal-binding protein, with protein MASGEDHDKATCFWSLPFGFGLSFVMGLPSGLIGGLAFVVGGLWLSPDLDTYSKPLKRWGLLQGLWWPYRKLIPHRSLFSHGPLIGTGLRLAYLMSWTGLLLMLLQPLGCPAPLSLAKALNEQLRLNPQPILAVLLGLEASVWLHLILDGDPLPAEWHRWRHR; from the coding sequence ATGGCCTCAGGCGAGGACCACGACAAAGCTACCTGCTTCTGGAGCCTGCCATTTGGCTTCGGCCTGAGCTTTGTGATGGGCTTGCCCAGTGGTCTGATTGGTGGGCTGGCCTTTGTCGTCGGCGGACTGTGGCTGTCTCCAGACCTCGACACTTATTCAAAGCCATTGAAGCGCTGGGGGCTCTTGCAAGGTCTTTGGTGGCCCTACCGCAAACTGATTCCCCATCGCTCCCTCTTCTCCCACGGCCCACTAATTGGTACCGGTCTAAGGCTCGCCTACCTGATGAGTTGGACTGGCCTACTACTGATGCTCTTACAGCCGCTGGGATGTCCTGCACCGCTCAGCCTTGCCAAAGCATTGAATGAGCAGCTAAGACTTAATCCCCAGCCAATCCTTGCAGTGCTGCTCGGGCTGGAAGCCAGTGTTTGGCTACACCTGATTCTCGATGGCGATCCCCTACCCGCCGAATGGCATCGCTGGCGTCATCGATGA